The following proteins are encoded in a genomic region of Burkholderia pyrrocinia:
- the metK gene encoding methionine adenosyltransferase, with product MANDYLFTSESVSEGHPDKVADQISDAILDAILEQDKYSRVAAETLCNTGLVVLAGEITTTANIDYIQIARDTIKRIGYDNTDYGIDYKGCAVLVAYDKQSPDIAQGVDRAHDDNLDQGAGDQGLMFGYACDETPELMPLPIYLSHRLVERQASLRRDGRLPWLRPDAKSQVTVRYVDGKPDSIDTVVLSTQHAPDIELPALREAVIEQIIKPTLPADLIKGDIKFLVNPTGRFVIGGPQGDCGLTGRKIIVDTYGGAAPHGGGAFSGKDPSKVDRSAAYAGRYVAKNIVAAGLASRALIQVSYAIGVAEPTSVMVNTFGTGRVSDAVITKLVREHFDLRPKGIIKMLDLLRPIYEKTAAYGHFGREEPEFSWEATDKALALAEAAGVEPTARVA from the coding sequence GTGGCAAACGATTATCTCTTCACGTCCGAATCCGTCTCCGAAGGCCATCCGGACAAAGTCGCGGACCAAATCTCGGACGCGATTCTCGACGCCATCCTCGAGCAGGACAAATATTCCCGCGTTGCGGCGGAAACGCTGTGCAACACGGGTCTCGTCGTTCTGGCTGGTGAAATCACCACGACGGCCAACATCGATTACATCCAGATCGCGCGCGACACGATCAAGCGCATCGGCTACGACAACACCGACTACGGCATCGACTACAAGGGCTGTGCGGTGCTCGTCGCGTACGACAAGCAGTCGCCGGACATCGCACAGGGCGTCGATCGTGCACACGACGACAATCTCGACCAGGGCGCGGGCGATCAGGGCCTGATGTTCGGTTATGCGTGCGACGAAACGCCGGAACTGATGCCGCTGCCGATCTACCTGTCGCACCGTCTCGTCGAGCGCCAGGCCAGCCTGCGCCGCGACGGCCGCCTGCCGTGGCTGCGCCCGGACGCGAAGTCGCAGGTGACGGTCCGCTACGTCGACGGCAAGCCCGATTCGATCGACACCGTCGTGCTGTCGACGCAGCACGCACCGGACATCGAGCTGCCCGCGCTGCGCGAAGCCGTGATCGAGCAGATCATCAAGCCGACGCTGCCGGCCGACCTGATCAAGGGCGACATCAAGTTCCTGGTGAACCCGACCGGTCGGTTCGTGATCGGCGGCCCGCAGGGCGACTGCGGCCTGACCGGCCGCAAGATCATCGTCGACACCTACGGCGGTGCCGCACCGCACGGCGGCGGCGCGTTCTCGGGCAAGGATCCGTCGAAGGTCGACCGTTCGGCTGCGTATGCAGGCCGCTATGTCGCGAAGAACATCGTCGCCGCCGGCCTTGCGTCGCGCGCGCTGATCCAGGTGTCGTACGCGATCGGCGTCGCCGAGCCGACCTCGGTGATGGTCAACACGTTCGGCACGGGCCGCGTGTCGGATGCAGTGATCACGAAACTCGTGCGCGAGCATTTCGACCTGCGTCCGAAGGGCATCATCAAGATGCTCGACCTGCTGCGCCCGATCTACGAGAAGACGGCCGCTTACGGCCACTTCGGCCGCGAAGAGCCGGAATTCTCGTGGGAAGCGACCGACAAGGCGCTTGCGCTGGCCGAAGCGGCCGGCGTGGAGCCGACGGCACGCGTCGCGTAA
- a CDS encoding DUF3185 family protein: MSRVISVALLVGGVVLLYFGGQSFHSLNDNMSRFFTGSPATKTILLIVGGAVASFIGLIGLAMPGGKR, encoded by the coding sequence ATGTCCCGGGTCATCTCGGTTGCGCTGCTCGTCGGCGGCGTCGTGCTGCTGTATTTCGGCGGCCAGTCGTTCCATTCGCTCAACGACAACATGTCGCGCTTCTTCACGGGCTCGCCCGCCACGAAGACGATCCTGCTGATCGTGGGCGGCGCCGTCGCATCGTTCATCGGCCTGATCGGCCTCGCGATGCCGGGCGGCAAACGCTGA
- a CDS encoding class I SAM-dependent rRNA methyltransferase, which produces MQTVTLKPSKEKSLLRRHPWIYANAIDRVDGKPAPGATVIVRAHDGRFLARGAYSPQSQIRVRVWSFDENEPIDHAFFKRRVQRAVAHRTTMVSGTGAVRLVFGEADGLPGLIVDYYLADTAEAGAAPRGQLVCQFMAAGVEAWKDAIVAALAGATRCPNVYERSDVSIRDKEGLEQTTGVLAGDAPPATLIANENGVRYHVDVPNGHKTGFYVDQRDNRALVAQYAADRDVLNCFCYTGGFSLAALKGGAKRVVSIDSSGDALALAQQNVVANGFDAERATWLDADAFKTLRRLVDEGERFDLIVLDPPKFAPTRDSVDRAARAYKDINLSGFKLLRPGGLLFTYSCSGAIDMDLFQKIVAGAAADAKVDARILKRLGAGVDHPLLAAFPEGEYLKGLLLQIV; this is translated from the coding sequence ATGCAAACCGTCACACTCAAGCCGTCCAAGGAAAAATCGCTGCTGCGCCGCCATCCGTGGATCTACGCCAATGCGATCGACCGTGTCGACGGCAAGCCCGCGCCCGGCGCGACCGTGATCGTGCGCGCGCACGACGGCCGCTTCCTCGCGCGCGGCGCGTACAGTCCGCAGTCGCAGATCCGCGTGCGCGTATGGAGCTTCGACGAGAACGAGCCGATCGACCACGCGTTCTTCAAGCGCCGCGTGCAGCGCGCGGTCGCGCACCGCACGACGATGGTGTCGGGCACGGGCGCGGTGCGGCTCGTGTTCGGCGAAGCCGACGGGCTGCCGGGGCTGATCGTCGACTATTACCTCGCGGACACCGCGGAAGCCGGCGCCGCGCCGCGCGGCCAGCTCGTCTGCCAGTTCATGGCCGCGGGCGTCGAAGCGTGGAAGGACGCGATCGTCGCGGCGCTTGCCGGCGCGACGCGCTGTCCGAACGTGTACGAGCGCTCGGACGTGTCGATCCGCGACAAAGAGGGGCTCGAACAGACGACCGGCGTGCTGGCCGGCGATGCGCCGCCCGCGACGCTGATCGCGAACGAAAACGGCGTGCGCTATCACGTCGACGTGCCGAACGGCCACAAGACGGGCTTCTACGTCGACCAGCGCGACAACCGCGCGCTCGTCGCGCAGTACGCGGCCGACCGCGACGTGCTGAACTGCTTCTGCTACACAGGCGGCTTCTCGCTCGCGGCGCTCAAGGGCGGCGCGAAACGCGTCGTGTCGATCGACTCGTCGGGCGATGCGCTCGCGCTCGCACAGCAAAACGTCGTCGCCAACGGGTTCGACGCCGAACGCGCGACCTGGCTCGACGCCGACGCGTTCAAGACGCTGCGTCGCCTCGTCGACGAAGGCGAGCGTTTCGACCTGATCGTGCTCGATCCGCCGAAGTTCGCGCCCACCCGCGACAGCGTCGATCGCGCGGCGCGCGCGTACAAGGACATCAACCTGAGCGGCTTCAAGCTGCTGCGCCCGGGCGGCCTGCTGTTCACGTACTCGTGCTCGGGCGCGATCGACATGGACCTGTTCCAGAAGATCGTCGCGGGCGCGGCAGCCGATGCCAAGGTCGACGCGCGCATCCTGAAACGGCTCGGCGCGGGCGTCGATCACCCGCTGCTCGCCGCGTTCCCGGAAGGCGAATATCTGAAGGGCCTGCTGTTGCAAATCGTCTGA
- a CDS encoding CobW family GTP-binding protein — MATPVTILTGFLGSGKTTLLKRILNEQHGMKIAVIENEFGEENIDNEILVQDSNEQIIQMSNGCICCTIRGDLARALGDLAAKKREGKLDFDRIVIETTGLANPGPVAQTFFIDSEIADDFLLDAVITLVDAKHANAQLDEHEVVQRQVGFADRLFITKSDLVDDQTVAGLKHRLMHMNPKATIKIVNFGDADIKEIFDLRGFNLNAKLEIDPDFLAEDDHAHHDHDHDHDHDHDHDHDHADCDHDHGQCAHDHDHGHHHHAHHDDKIKSFVYRNDRPFDPNKLEDFLGGILQIYGERMLRYKGVLYMKGVDRKVVFQGVHQMMGSDLAAKWLPVEKKTNKMVFIGVDLPQDLITDGLDACLA; from the coding sequence ATGGCCACTCCCGTCACCATCCTTACCGGCTTCCTCGGCAGCGGCAAGACGACGCTGCTCAAGCGCATCCTGAACGAACAGCACGGCATGAAGATCGCCGTGATCGAGAACGAGTTCGGCGAAGAGAACATCGACAACGAAATCCTCGTGCAGGACTCGAACGAGCAGATCATCCAGATGAGCAACGGCTGCATCTGCTGCACGATCCGCGGCGATCTCGCACGCGCGCTCGGCGATCTCGCCGCGAAGAAGCGCGAAGGCAAGCTCGACTTCGACCGCATCGTGATCGAAACCACCGGCCTCGCTAACCCGGGCCCCGTCGCGCAAACCTTCTTCATCGACAGCGAAATCGCCGACGATTTCCTGCTCGACGCGGTCATCACGCTGGTCGACGCGAAGCACGCGAACGCGCAGCTCGACGAACACGAAGTCGTGCAGCGCCAGGTCGGTTTCGCCGACCGCCTGTTCATCACGAAGTCGGACCTCGTCGACGACCAGACCGTCGCCGGCCTCAAGCACCGCCTGATGCACATGAACCCGAAGGCGACGATCAAGATCGTCAACTTCGGCGATGCCGACATCAAGGAAATCTTCGACCTGCGCGGCTTCAACCTGAATGCGAAGCTCGAGATCGACCCCGATTTCCTCGCCGAGGACGATCACGCGCACCACGATCACGATCACGATCACGATCACGATCACGACCATGATCACGATCACGCCGATTGCGACCACGATCACGGTCAATGCGCGCACGATCACGACCACGGCCATCACCATCACGCGCACCACGACGACAAGATCAAGTCGTTCGTGTACCGCAACGACCGCCCGTTCGACCCGAACAAGCTGGAAGACTTCCTCGGCGGCATCCTGCAGATCTACGGCGAGCGGATGCTGCGCTACAAGGGCGTGCTGTACATGAAGGGCGTCGACCGCAAGGTCGTGTTCCAGGGCGTGCACCAGATGATGGGCAGCGACCTCGCCGCGAAGTGGCTGCCGGTGGAGAAGAAGACCAACAAGATGGTGTTCATCGGCGTCGACCTGCCGCAGGACCTGATCACCGACGGCCTCGACGCCTGCCTCGCCTGA
- the dapF gene encoding diaminopimelate epimerase gives MKLSFTKMHGAGNDFVVLDGYSRALPPLTEAQVRALANRHFGIGADQLLLVEKPTVDGADFKYRIFNCDGGEVEHCGNGARCFVKFVSDRGLTDKRSVRVQVMKGLITLTLQDNGEVVVDMGAPVFAPAQVPFDTAGPGASGLDGRAEGRDTLWPLDVGGATRWISTVSMGNPHAVQIVDDAEAYPVLEEGPLIERHARFPQRVNAGFMQIVSRNEVKLRVYERGAGETLACGTGACAAVAAGIRRGLLDSPVTVHTHGGTLTIGWDGARDEAAALMMAGPATTVFEGEIELNA, from the coding sequence GTGAAACTCTCGTTCACCAAGATGCACGGCGCGGGCAACGACTTCGTCGTGCTCGACGGCTATTCGCGCGCGTTGCCGCCGCTCACCGAAGCGCAGGTGCGCGCGCTCGCCAACCGGCACTTCGGCATCGGCGCCGACCAGTTGCTGCTCGTCGAAAAGCCAACCGTCGACGGCGCGGATTTCAAGTACCGGATCTTCAATTGCGACGGCGGCGAGGTCGAACACTGCGGCAACGGCGCACGCTGCTTCGTGAAGTTCGTCAGCGACCGCGGCCTGACCGACAAGCGCAGCGTGCGCGTGCAGGTCATGAAGGGCCTGATCACGCTGACGCTGCAGGACAACGGCGAAGTCGTCGTCGACATGGGTGCGCCCGTGTTCGCGCCGGCGCAGGTGCCGTTCGATACGGCCGGTCCAGGCGCGTCGGGCCTCGACGGCCGCGCCGAAGGCCGCGACACGCTGTGGCCGCTCGACGTCGGCGGCGCGACGCGCTGGATCTCGACGGTGTCGATGGGCAATCCGCATGCGGTGCAGATCGTCGACGATGCCGAAGCGTACCCCGTGCTCGAGGAAGGCCCGCTGATCGAGCGCCACGCGCGCTTCCCGCAGCGCGTGAACGCCGGCTTCATGCAGATCGTGTCGCGTAACGAAGTGAAGCTGCGCGTATACGAACGCGGCGCGGGCGAGACGCTCGCGTGCGGCACGGGTGCATGCGCGGCGGTCGCGGCCGGCATCCGGCGCGGCCTGCTCGATTCGCCCGTGACCGTGCACACGCACGGCGGCACGCTGACGATCGGCTGGGACGGCGCGCGCGACGAAGCCGCCGCGCTGATGATGGCCGGGCCCGCCACGACCGTGTTCGAAGGCGAGATCGAATTGAACGCCTGA
- the mgrA gene encoding L-glyceraldehyde 3-phosphate reductase — MAYEAASERYADMQYRTCGKSGLKLPALSLGLWHNFGDSTPISTQREILRTAFDLGINHFDLANNYGPPYGSAETNFGRLLKEDFRPYRDELLISTKAGWDMWPGPYGSGGGSRKYVLASLDQSLQRMGLDYVDIFYSHRFDAHTPLEETAGALASAVQQGKALYIGISSYSAAKTREMAGLLAQYRVPLLIHQPSYNMLNRWIESELLGTLDDVGAGSIAFTPLAQGLLTSKYLNGVPADARVNKPGGGSLKQDHLSADNLEHVRKLNAIAERRGQSLAQMALAWVLRNGRVTSALIGASRAEQVRENAGALKNLEFSAEELAEIDRYATEGGINLWEKPSTDQAI, encoded by the coding sequence ATGGCCTACGAAGCAGCTTCCGAACGTTATGCCGACATGCAATACCGCACCTGCGGCAAATCCGGGCTCAAACTGCCCGCCCTGTCGCTCGGCCTGTGGCACAACTTCGGCGACTCGACGCCGATCTCGACGCAGCGCGAGATCCTGCGCACCGCGTTCGACCTCGGCATCAACCACTTCGATCTCGCGAACAACTACGGGCCGCCGTACGGCAGCGCCGAAACCAACTTCGGCCGCCTGCTGAAGGAGGATTTCCGGCCGTATCGCGACGAACTGCTGATCTCGACGAAGGCCGGCTGGGACATGTGGCCGGGGCCGTACGGCAGCGGCGGCGGGTCGCGCAAGTATGTGCTCGCGAGCCTTGACCAGAGCCTGCAGCGGATGGGGCTCGACTACGTCGACATCTTCTATTCGCACCGCTTCGACGCGCACACGCCGCTCGAGGAAACGGCGGGCGCGCTCGCATCGGCCGTGCAGCAGGGCAAGGCGCTCTACATCGGCATTTCGTCGTATTCGGCGGCGAAGACGCGCGAGATGGCCGGGCTGCTCGCGCAGTACAGGGTGCCGCTGCTGATCCACCAGCCTTCGTACAACATGCTGAACCGCTGGATCGAGAGCGAACTGCTCGGCACGCTCGACGACGTCGGCGCGGGCAGCATCGCGTTCACGCCGCTCGCGCAGGGGCTGCTCACGTCGAAATACCTGAACGGCGTGCCCGCCGACGCGCGCGTGAACAAGCCGGGCGGCGGCTCGCTGAAGCAGGATCACCTGAGCGCGGACAACCTCGAGCATGTGCGCAAGCTCAACGCGATCGCCGAACGGCGCGGGCAGAGCCTCGCGCAAATGGCGCTTGCGTGGGTGTTGCGCAACGGCCGCGTGACGTCCGCGCTGATCGGCGCGAGCCGTGCGGAGCAGGTGCGTGAAAACGCCGGTGCGCTGAAGAACCTCGAATTCTCGGCGGAGGAGCTCGCGGAGATCGATCGTTACGCGACGGAAGGCGGCATCAATCTTTGGGAAAAGCCATCCACCGATCAGGCCATCTGA
- a CDS encoding DUF484 family protein — MNDREVADYLLANPEFFAQHAELLATIRLANPHGKAAISLQERQMEMLRDKNKHLERRLAELVRYGHENDSLSAKFSRWTARVIAERDPYALPRTIADGIADVFDVPQTALRVWDVADTYAQADFARQVGEEVRLFTNGLSTPYCGANTGFEAAQWLALAAPVASAAEGAEAAPAGDGSATSVALLALRAPLAGTDAPAFGLLVLGSPDPRRFHDGMATDFLAQIATLASAALTRLLPH; from the coding sequence ATGAACGATCGCGAAGTCGCCGACTACCTGCTCGCCAATCCCGAATTCTTCGCGCAGCACGCCGAACTGCTCGCGACGATCCGTCTCGCGAACCCGCACGGCAAGGCCGCGATCTCGCTGCAGGAGCGGCAGATGGAGATGCTGCGCGACAAGAACAAGCATCTCGAGCGCCGTCTCGCCGAGCTCGTGCGCTACGGCCACGAGAACGACAGCCTGTCCGCGAAGTTCAGCCGCTGGACCGCGCGCGTGATCGCCGAACGCGATCCGTACGCGCTGCCGCGCACGATTGCCGACGGCATCGCCGACGTGTTCGACGTGCCGCAGACGGCACTGCGCGTGTGGGACGTCGCCGACACCTACGCGCAAGCCGACTTCGCGCGCCAGGTCGGCGAGGAAGTACGCCTCTTCACGAACGGCCTGTCGACGCCGTACTGCGGCGCGAACACGGGCTTCGAGGCCGCGCAGTGGCTCGCGCTCGCCGCGCCGGTCGCGAGCGCGGCGGAAGGCGCCGAAGCCGCACCGGCCGGCGACGGCTCGGCCACGTCGGTCGCGCTGCTCGCGCTGCGCGCGCCGCTCGCCGGCACCGATGCGCCGGCGTTCGGCCTGCTCGTACTCGGCTCGCCCGATCCGCGCCGCTTCCACGACGGCATGGCCACCGACTTCCTCGCGCAGATCGCGACGCTCGCGAGCGCCGCGCTCACGCGCCTGCTGCCGCACTGA
- the xerC gene encoding tyrosine recombinase XerC, whose protein sequence is MTDDPVAAYLSYLKHVRQLSEHTLRAYTHELDELKKLAAGRPFDALTAADMRGAVARAHAGGLSARSISHRLSAWRAFYRWLAQRIEMPANPVAAVRAPKRAKTLPKALSVDDASALMDAPVAGTTEGIRDHAILELFYSSGLRLAELIGLDVMYTQADGYRSAGWLDLAEAEVTVRGKGNKERKVPVGRKAIDALNAWLAVRGEFVKHDPHPLFLSVRGNRMAPGVVRDRVKRAALAAGIPANVHPHVLRHSFATHVLQSSGDLRAVQELLGHASVAATQVYTSLDFQHLAKIYDSAHPRAKKRD, encoded by the coding sequence ATGACAGACGATCCGGTCGCCGCCTACCTGTCGTACCTGAAGCACGTCAGGCAGCTGTCGGAACACACGCTGCGCGCGTACACGCACGAACTCGACGAACTGAAGAAGCTTGCGGCCGGCCGGCCGTTCGACGCGCTGACGGCCGCCGACATGCGCGGCGCGGTCGCGCGCGCGCATGCGGGCGGGCTGTCGGCGCGGTCGATCTCGCACCGGCTGTCCGCATGGCGCGCGTTCTACCGCTGGCTCGCGCAGCGCATCGAGATGCCCGCGAACCCGGTTGCCGCGGTGCGCGCGCCGAAACGCGCAAAAACCTTGCCGAAAGCGCTGTCGGTCGACGACGCATCGGCGTTGATGGACGCGCCGGTCGCCGGCACGACCGAAGGCATCCGCGATCACGCGATCCTCGAGCTGTTCTATTCGTCGGGGCTGCGCCTGGCCGAGCTGATCGGGCTCGACGTGATGTACACGCAGGCCGACGGCTACCGCTCGGCCGGCTGGCTCGATCTCGCCGAAGCCGAAGTCACCGTGCGCGGCAAGGGCAACAAGGAGCGCAAGGTGCCGGTCGGTCGCAAGGCGATCGATGCACTGAACGCATGGCTCGCGGTGCGCGGCGAATTCGTGAAGCACGACCCGCATCCGCTCTTCCTGTCCGTGCGCGGCAACCGGATGGCACCGGGCGTCGTGCGCGATCGCGTGAAGCGCGCGGCGCTCGCCGCGGGCATCCCCGCCAACGTCCATCCGCACGTGCTGCGCCACTCGTTCGCGACGCACGTGCTGCAGTCGAGCGGCGACCTGCGCGCAGTGCAGGAACTGCTCGGTCACGCGAGCGTGGCCGCAACGCAGGTTTATACGTCGCTCGACTTCCAGCATCTCGCGAAGATTTACGACAGCGCGCATCCGCGCGCGAAGAAGCGCGACTGA
- a CDS encoding DMT family transporter, with amino-acid sequence MVSFKRALAAHGATSLFVLLWSSGAIFAELGLRHASAFVFLTARFALASLVLLALAFMRKRWLPPRGERRMAALTGLLMMGGYSIFYLLALERGIAPGVLATILGVQPILTLAIVERRWQPVRAAGLALSLAGLALVVYRGVGGAGLPVAGIACALTALVALTVGSLLQKRVRAAPADVLPLQNAIGLALCVAIVPFRPASFDMSWAFVVPLLWLGIVISVIAQLLFYRLMQRGDLVNVTSLFYLVPVVTTLMDAVWLGNRPEPLALVGMGAIVAGLALVFRAPAARAQPDRA; translated from the coding sequence ATGGTTTCGTTCAAACGAGCGCTTGCCGCGCATGGAGCGACGTCGCTCTTCGTGCTGCTGTGGAGCAGCGGCGCGATCTTCGCTGAACTCGGTCTGCGTCACGCCTCCGCGTTCGTCTTTCTCACCGCGCGTTTCGCGCTCGCGTCGCTCGTGCTGCTCGCGCTGGCCTTCATGCGCAAACGCTGGCTGCCGCCGCGCGGCGAGCGACGCATGGCCGCGCTGACCGGCTTGCTGATGATGGGCGGCTATTCGATCTTCTACCTGCTCGCGCTCGAACGCGGGATCGCGCCGGGCGTGCTCGCAACGATCCTCGGCGTGCAGCCGATCCTCACGCTCGCGATCGTCGAGCGGCGCTGGCAACCCGTGCGCGCCGCGGGGCTTGCGCTGTCGCTGGCCGGCCTCGCGCTCGTCGTGTACCGCGGCGTGGGTGGCGCCGGCCTGCCGGTCGCGGGCATCGCGTGCGCGCTCACCGCGCTCGTCGCACTGACCGTCGGCTCGCTGCTGCAAAAGCGCGTACGCGCGGCGCCCGCCGACGTGCTGCCGCTGCAGAATGCGATCGGTCTCGCGCTGTGCGTGGCGATCGTGCCGTTCCGGCCGGCATCGTTCGACATGAGCTGGGCGTTCGTCGTACCGCTGCTGTGGCTCGGCATCGTGATATCGGTGATCGCGCAACTATTGTTCTACCGGTTGATGCAGCGTGGCGATCTCGTCAACGTGACGAGCCTGTTCTATCTCGTGCCCGTCGTCACCACGCTGATGGATGCCGTCTGGCTCGGTAACCGGCCCGAGCCGCTCGCGCTCGTCGGCATGGGCGCGATCGTCGCGGGGCTCGCACTCGTGTTCCGCGCGCCGGCCGCCCGCGCGCAACCCGACCGCGCGTAA
- a CDS encoding lipid A biosynthesis lauroyl acyltransferase → MLGRLGTYLAIGFLKLLARLPYGLTARLGDGLGWLLYQIPSGRKRIVHTNLKLCFPEWSDERREEVAGQHFRHAIRSYVERSYQWFASEETYRKLFTVESEVDLTDPDMPPTLLLGFHFVGIEAGSMAINLALGRICGSLYTPMKNPEIEAAAKAGRSRFGAELASRADSARVVLRWLRDRKPVMLGADMDYGLRNSTFVPFFGVPACTLTAVGRFAKTGHAQVLPFIGEVLPNYKGYRLKVFKPWDNYPTGDDDLDARRMNAFLEEQIPLMPEQYYWVHKRFKTRPPGEPSLY, encoded by the coding sequence ATGCTAGGCCGCCTCGGCACGTATCTCGCCATCGGCTTCCTGAAACTGCTCGCGCGATTGCCTTACGGCCTGACCGCGCGCCTCGGCGACGGCCTCGGCTGGCTGCTCTATCAGATCCCCAGCGGGCGAAAGCGCATCGTACACACCAATCTGAAACTCTGCTTCCCGGAGTGGAGCGACGAACGGCGCGAGGAAGTGGCCGGCCAGCATTTCCGTCACGCGATCCGCAGCTACGTCGAGCGCAGCTACCAGTGGTTCGCGTCGGAAGAGACCTACCGCAAGCTTTTCACCGTCGAGAGCGAGGTCGACCTCACCGATCCCGACATGCCGCCGACCCTGCTGCTCGGTTTCCACTTCGTCGGCATCGAGGCCGGCTCGATGGCGATCAATCTCGCGCTCGGCCGTATCTGCGGCTCGCTCTATACGCCGATGAAGAACCCGGAAATCGAAGCCGCGGCCAAAGCCGGCCGCAGCCGCTTCGGCGCGGAACTGGCGAGCCGGGCCGACAGCGCGCGCGTCGTGCTGCGCTGGCTGCGCGACCGCAAGCCGGTGATGCTGGGCGCCGACATGGACTACGGGCTGCGCAACTCGACATTCGTGCCGTTCTTCGGCGTGCCCGCCTGCACGCTGACGGCGGTCGGCCGGTTTGCGAAGACGGGCCACGCGCAGGTTCTGCCGTTCATCGGCGAGGTCCTGCCGAACTACAAGGGCTACCGGCTGAAGGTGTTCAAGCCGTGGGACAACTACCCGACCGGCGACGACGATCTCGACGCGCGGCGGATGAACGCATTCCTCGAGGAACAGATCCCGCTGATGCCCGAGCAGTATTACTGGGTCCACAAGCGCTTCAAGACCCGCCCGCCCGGCGAGCCGAGCCTGTACTGA
- the dksA gene encoding RNA polymerase-binding protein DksA — protein MTKKLLTEAEILKMSDKDYMNGDQLAFFKARLEQLQAEILHNAGQTTENLRETVIVPDPADRATIEEEHALELRTRDRERKLLKKVQQSLARIDSGDYGWCEETGEPIGIPRLLARPTATLSLEAQERRELRQKLFGD, from the coding sequence ATGACGAAGAAACTCTTGACCGAAGCCGAAATCCTGAAGATGAGCGACAAGGATTACATGAATGGGGATCAGCTCGCCTTCTTCAAAGCTCGGCTCGAACAGTTGCAGGCGGAAATCCTCCACAACGCCGGCCAGACGACCGAGAACCTCCGCGAGACGGTGATCGTGCCCGATCCCGCCGATCGCGCGACGATCGAGGAAGAGCACGCGCTCGAGCTGCGCACGCGCGATCGCGAACGCAAGCTCCTCAAGAAGGTTCAGCAGTCGCTCGCCCGGATCGATTCCGGCGATTACGGCTGGTGCGAGGAAACCGGCGAACCGATCGGCATCCCGCGCCTGCTCGCGCGCCCAACGGCCACGCTGTCGCTCGAGGCGCAGGAGCGCCGCGAGCTGCGCCAGAAGCTGTTCGGCGACTGA
- a CDS encoding phytanoyl-CoA dioxygenase family protein produces MSSPLQSESIRAQVAELRERGFVVARGLVGAEQCAALKRIAERQLQEAAEPIEFEADLRYPGAPDSKHAPGGHTVRRLLDAYSRDPAFAERAIAPEIGAWMREYFGEEPVLSRAHHNCMMTKHPAYGSLTGWHRDFRYWAFERPNMVSVWLALGPETNENGALWLVPGSHTAEFGAEAFDDAKFFRSDLPENRKMIDAATCPPLAAGDIVFFHSNTLHSAGQNRSDQVKFSLVYTYHGASNRPVPGTRSAAKPEVQF; encoded by the coding sequence ATGTCGTCTCCATTGCAGTCGGAATCGATCCGCGCGCAAGTCGCGGAATTGCGCGAACGCGGCTTCGTCGTCGCGCGTGGCCTGGTCGGCGCGGAGCAGTGTGCAGCGCTCAAACGTATCGCGGAACGTCAGTTGCAAGAGGCCGCGGAGCCGATCGAATTCGAAGCGGACCTGCGCTACCCGGGGGCACCCGATTCGAAGCATGCACCGGGCGGGCACACGGTGCGGCGGCTGCTGGATGCCTATTCGCGCGATCCGGCGTTCGCCGAGCGCGCGATCGCGCCCGAAATCGGCGCGTGGATGCGCGAGTACTTCGGCGAAGAACCCGTGCTGTCCCGCGCGCATCACAACTGCATGATGACGAAGCACCCCGCGTACGGCAGCCTGACGGGCTGGCATCGCGACTTCCGCTACTGGGCGTTCGAGCGTCCGAACATGGTGTCGGTGTGGCTCGCACTCGGGCCGGAAACGAACGAGAACGGCGCACTGTGGCTCGTGCCGGGTTCGCACACGGCCGAATTCGGGGCTGAAGCGTTCGACGACGCGAAGTTCTTCCGCAGCGACCTGCCGGAGAACCGGAAGATGATCGATGCGGCCACGTGCCCGCCGCTCGCGGCGGGCGATATCGTGTTCTTCCACAGCAATACGCTGCATTCGGCCGGGCAGAACCGTTCCGACCAGGTGAAGTTCTCGCTCGTGTACACCTACCACGGCGCGAGCAACCGGCCGGTGCCTGGCACGCGCTCGGCGGCGAAGCCGGAAGTGCAGTTCTAG